The following proteins are encoded in a genomic region of Peromyscus eremicus chromosome 14, PerEre_H2_v1, whole genome shotgun sequence:
- the Garin2 gene encoding Golgi-associated RAB2 interactor protein 2 isoform X1, producing MMRKKKKSVDEQVSLWLPQSPDLGHLKNILDAGEYGSFVSPPILESNFIQVNRRGESIYLHNGANWVTVGICSSNPILKTPNVMLLAHLTPEARKESEPLFKSLLKSPSTEKVVLTRFLPLQFVTLSVHSAKNMRLKVKLISGRAYYLQLCAPVYKQDIVFSQWVDLITLLNQKKARTSKVSEVSSLSEITNSTDITSSMDIMDITAFAELQAAHSHTRIYSANTTESTDFSEYTDVTDITDVTDIPENGATDVPDIRIVTEVTEVTEDVKEPKEATNISEVTIVFENDDIIKAKQEEKENVLKHGCLRDTKSKNQLRESPKHVTISNLTLTFQGEKCFQTTLTPVKSEENISKETCDKTLEGKMTDLPNTDLKATESRSTRNDSNNSGGVYRRQVKQKKSQSLEKPVG from the exons atgatgaggaagaagaagaagtcagTGGATGAGCAAGTTTCTCTCTGGCTCCCACAGTCTCCTGATCTGGGGCATCTTAAGAATATATTGGATGCAGGAGAGTATGGCTCTTTTGTATCTCCTCCCATACTGGAGAGCAATTTTATTCAG GTCAATAGGAGAGGTGAATCTATTTATCTGCATAACGGAGCGAACTGGGTGACCGTAGGCATCTGTTCTTCCAATCCCATCCTCAAGACCCCCAATGTGATGCTGTTGGCACATCTGACACCAGAGGCTCGAAAAGAATCAGAACCCCTCTTTAAAAGCCTCCTGAAATCTCCCTCTACAGAGAAGGTGGTGCTCACCAG GTTTCTCCCTCTGCAGTTTGTGACTCTTTCTGTGCACAGTGCTAAGAACATGCGACTCAAAGTAAAGCTGATAAGTGGCCGAGCCTACTATTTACAGCTCTGTGCTCCTGTGTATAAACAGGACATTGTATTTTCTCAGTGGGTGGACCTCATCACCCTCTTGAATCAGAAGAAAGCCAGAACTTCCAAAGTATCAGAGGTCTCAAGCCTCTCAGAAATCACAAACAGCACAGACATCACAAGCTCAATGGATATCATGGACATCACAGCTTTTGCAGAGCTGCAGGCCGCGCACTCACACACTCGTATATACTCTGCTAACACCACCGAAAGCACAGACTTCTCAGAATATACAGATGTCACCGATATCACAGATGTCACTGATATTCCAGAAAATGGGGCCACAGATGTTCCAGATATAAGAATTGTCACAGAAGTCACAGAAGTCACAGAAGACGTCAAAGAACCCAAAGAGGCCACAAACATCTCAGAGGTCACAATAGTATTTGAAAACGATGACATAATAAAGGCCAAGCAAGAGGAAAAG GAAAATGTCCTGAAGCATGGGTGTCTACGAGACACGAAAAGTAAGAACCAGCTCAGAGAATCCCCCAAACATGTCACCATCTCAAACTTAACACTCACTTTCCAAGGCGAGAAATGTTTTCAGACTACTTTGACTCCTGTAAAAAGTGAGGAAAATATATCCAAAGAAACATGCGATAAAACCTTAGAAGGAAAGATGACTGATCTTCCAAACACAGATCTCAAGGCTACAGAATCCAG
- the Garin2 gene encoding Golgi-associated RAB2 interactor protein 2 isoform X2, with translation MMRKKKKSVDEQVSLWLPQSPDLGHLKNILDAGEYGSFVSPPILESNFIQVNRRGESIYLHNGANWVTVGICSSNPILKTPNVMLLAHLTPEARKESEPLFKSLLKSPSTEKVVLTRFLPLQFVTLSVHSAKNMRLKVKLISGRAYYLQLCAPVYKQDIVFSQWVDLITLLNQKKARTSKVSEVSSLSEITNSTDITSSMDIMDITAFAELQAAHSHTRIYSANTTESTDFSEYTDVTDITDVTDIPENGATDVPDIRIVTEVTEVTEDVKEPKEATNISEVTIVFENDDIIKAKQEEKENVLKHGCLRDTKSKNQLRESPKHVTISNLTLTFQGEKCFQTTLTPVKSEENISKETCDKTLEGKMTDLPNTDLKATESRGSVQKTGKTEKVTVAGEACRMT, from the exons atgatgaggaagaagaagaagtcagTGGATGAGCAAGTTTCTCTCTGGCTCCCACAGTCTCCTGATCTGGGGCATCTTAAGAATATATTGGATGCAGGAGAGTATGGCTCTTTTGTATCTCCTCCCATACTGGAGAGCAATTTTATTCAG GTCAATAGGAGAGGTGAATCTATTTATCTGCATAACGGAGCGAACTGGGTGACCGTAGGCATCTGTTCTTCCAATCCCATCCTCAAGACCCCCAATGTGATGCTGTTGGCACATCTGACACCAGAGGCTCGAAAAGAATCAGAACCCCTCTTTAAAAGCCTCCTGAAATCTCCCTCTACAGAGAAGGTGGTGCTCACCAG GTTTCTCCCTCTGCAGTTTGTGACTCTTTCTGTGCACAGTGCTAAGAACATGCGACTCAAAGTAAAGCTGATAAGTGGCCGAGCCTACTATTTACAGCTCTGTGCTCCTGTGTATAAACAGGACATTGTATTTTCTCAGTGGGTGGACCTCATCACCCTCTTGAATCAGAAGAAAGCCAGAACTTCCAAAGTATCAGAGGTCTCAAGCCTCTCAGAAATCACAAACAGCACAGACATCACAAGCTCAATGGATATCATGGACATCACAGCTTTTGCAGAGCTGCAGGCCGCGCACTCACACACTCGTATATACTCTGCTAACACCACCGAAAGCACAGACTTCTCAGAATATACAGATGTCACCGATATCACAGATGTCACTGATATTCCAGAAAATGGGGCCACAGATGTTCCAGATATAAGAATTGTCACAGAAGTCACAGAAGTCACAGAAGACGTCAAAGAACCCAAAGAGGCCACAAACATCTCAGAGGTCACAATAGTATTTGAAAACGATGACATAATAAAGGCCAAGCAAGAGGAAAAG GAAAATGTCCTGAAGCATGGGTGTCTACGAGACACGAAAAGTAAGAACCAGCTCAGAGAATCCCCCAAACATGTCACCATCTCAAACTTAACACTCACTTTCCAAGGCGAGAAATGTTTTCAGACTACTTTGACTCCTGTAAAAAGTGAGGAAAATATATCCAAAGAAACATGCGATAAAACCTTAGAAGGAAAGATGACTGATCTTCCAAACACAGATCTCAAGGCTACAGAATCCAG